One region of Termitidicoccus mucosus genomic DNA includes:
- a CDS encoding type I phosphomannose isomerase catalytic subunit → MQQVLRFQPLYQERVWGGRVLETALGRALPPAAAPGQAPAPIGESWEIVDRPEAQSVVRGGALDGLTLRQAIERHGADIMGPAWPKERAFPILVKWLDCRERLSLQVHPPAAVAPELKGEPKTENWYIADCAPGSHLIVGLKRGVTRDQFERALADLTLENCVHRFPVGRGDSILVHSGQIHAIDGGNLILEIQQNSDTTYRVYDWGRVGLDGKPRAMHIEQSLRSIKWDDFEPAPLRAASTAAVIADAREFRIRRVPLAEGESFRVAAGEQARILSVAEGAVRETPSDANAAAFKRGDNVVLPRAGAFVFEATEATVLLITENFS, encoded by the coding sequence ATGCAACAAGTCCTGCGTTTCCAACCTCTCTACCAAGAACGCGTCTGGGGCGGACGCGTCCTCGAAACCGCGCTCGGCCGCGCGCTCCCCCCGGCCGCCGCCCCCGGGCAGGCGCCCGCGCCCATCGGTGAAAGTTGGGAAATCGTGGATCGCCCCGAGGCGCAATCCGTCGTCCGCGGCGGCGCGCTCGACGGCCTCACCCTGCGCCAGGCCATCGAGCGGCACGGCGCGGACATCATGGGCCCGGCGTGGCCGAAAGAGCGGGCGTTTCCCATCCTCGTGAAATGGCTCGACTGCCGCGAACGCCTCAGCCTGCAAGTCCATCCGCCCGCAGCCGTCGCGCCCGAGCTCAAGGGCGAGCCGAAGACGGAAAATTGGTATATCGCCGATTGCGCGCCCGGCTCGCACCTCATCGTCGGCCTGAAGCGCGGCGTCACCCGCGATCAATTCGAGCGCGCCCTCGCCGATCTCACGCTGGAAAACTGCGTGCACCGCTTCCCCGTCGGCCGCGGCGACTCCATCCTCGTGCACAGCGGACAGATCCATGCCATCGACGGCGGCAATCTCATCCTCGAAATCCAGCAGAACTCCGACACCACCTACCGCGTTTACGACTGGGGCCGCGTCGGGCTCGACGGCAAGCCGCGCGCCATGCACATCGAGCAATCGCTGCGCTCCATCAAGTGGGACGACTTCGAGCCCGCTCCGCTGCGCGCCGCCAGCACCGCCGCCGTCATCGCCGACGCCCGCGAGTTCCGCATCCGCCGCGTGCCGCTGGCCGAGGGCGAGAGCTTCCGCGTCGCCGCCGGCGAACAGGCCCGCATCCTCAGCGTCGCCGAGGGCGCCGTGCGCGAAACACCGTCCGACGCGAACGCCGCCGCCTTCAAGCGCGGCGACAACGTCGTGCTGCCCCGCGCAGGCGCGTTTGTGTTTGAGGCGACCGAGGCTACAGTGTTGCTCATCACGGAAAACTTCAGCTAA
- a CDS encoding nucleotide exchange factor GrpE yields the protein MTAPENAEPLKNNNTAADPAASQSAPAPEQPAAAATPAPAPNDTGCQPAKGDAPSSPSSDDTAAASKNPACPGKTQPADAAQSAVLAMAAELATAKKEAADNYDRYVRAVADHENFRRRALREKDEIRLYAASRVLEDLFPIIEALALGINAAKAPGADSATLVNGMTMVLDQFKTALAGHGLKEIHPEGEKFDPNHHEAIATQPSADVPEGNIIQVFRTGYALNGRVLRPAAVIVSSGPAAA from the coding sequence ATGACCGCACCCGAAAACGCTGAACCGCTGAAAAACAACAACACCGCCGCCGATCCCGCCGCGAGCCAGTCCGCGCCCGCGCCGGAACAGCCCGCTGCTGCTGCCACCCCGGCCCCGGCGCCGAACGACACTGGCTGCCAGCCCGCGAAGGGCGACGCACCGTCGTCGCCTTCATCGGATGACACCGCCGCCGCGTCCAAAAACCCGGCCTGCCCCGGCAAAACCCAGCCCGCCGACGCCGCCCAAAGCGCCGTCCTCGCCATGGCCGCGGAACTGGCCACGGCCAAAAAGGAGGCCGCCGACAACTACGACCGCTACGTCCGCGCCGTCGCCGACCATGAAAATTTCCGCCGCCGCGCGCTTCGCGAGAAAGACGAAATCCGCCTCTACGCCGCCAGCCGCGTGCTTGAGGACCTTTTTCCCATCATCGAGGCCCTCGCCCTCGGCATCAACGCCGCCAAGGCCCCCGGCGCCGACTCCGCCACCCTCGTCAACGGCATGACCATGGTGCTCGACCAGTTCAAGACCGCCCTCGCCGGCCACGGGCTCAAGGAAATCCATCCCGAAGGCGAAAAGTTCGATCCCAATCACCACGAGGCCATCGCCACCCAGCCCAGCGCCGATGTCCCCGAGGGCAACATCATCCAAGTCTTTCGCACCGGCTACGCGCTCAACGGCCGCGTCCTCCGCCCCGCCGCGGTGATCGTTTCATCGGGACCGGCGGCGGCCTGA
- the dnaJ gene encoding molecular chaperone DnaJ, producing the protein MAKEDYYELLGVDKTASEEDLKKAYRKKAVQYHPDKNPGNKEAEEMFKKVSEAYEVLKDPQKRAAYDRYGHAAFTGGGGARGPGGGGGMGGFHDPFDIFREVFGGGGGGGGIFDQFFGGGGGGGGGGQDGSDLRYDLEITLEEAASGVEKEIAFRKAATCERCHGSGAEPGSKRVTCPTCRGSGQVRRSAGIITFTQPCPTCGGSGSKIEKPCTACRGEGRTPQTVKINARIPAGVDTGSRLRKSGLGEAGVSGGQPGDLYIVIHVKDHGIFERQDDDLFCEIPIKFTLAALGGSIEVPTLFGKGTLKIPPGTQSGTTFRIKGKGMPSLRGQHQGDQIVRVHVEVPAKLTAEQRKALEAYAAAMGDPHDPEQPKGFFKNLFKDD; encoded by the coding sequence ATGGCCAAGGAAGACTACTACGAACTGCTCGGCGTCGACAAAACCGCCAGCGAGGAAGACCTCAAAAAAGCCTACCGCAAAAAAGCAGTCCAATATCATCCGGACAAAAACCCGGGCAACAAGGAGGCGGAGGAAATGTTCAAGAAAGTTTCCGAAGCCTACGAAGTGCTGAAAGATCCGCAAAAACGCGCCGCCTACGACCGCTACGGGCACGCCGCGTTCACCGGCGGGGGCGGCGCGCGCGGTCCCGGCGGAGGCGGCGGCATGGGCGGCTTCCACGACCCCTTCGACATCTTCCGCGAGGTCTTCGGCGGCGGCGGCGGGGGCGGCGGCATCTTCGATCAATTTTTCGGCGGCGGTGGTGGTGGCGGAGGCGGCGGCCAAGATGGCTCCGATCTCCGCTACGACCTCGAAATCACCCTCGAGGAGGCCGCCAGCGGCGTGGAAAAGGAAATCGCCTTCCGCAAAGCCGCCACCTGCGAACGCTGCCACGGCTCCGGTGCCGAGCCCGGCAGCAAGCGCGTCACCTGCCCCACCTGCCGCGGCTCCGGCCAAGTGCGCCGCTCCGCCGGCATCATCACTTTCACCCAGCCCTGCCCCACTTGCGGCGGCAGCGGCTCGAAAATAGAAAAACCCTGCACCGCCTGCCGCGGCGAGGGTCGCACGCCGCAAACCGTGAAAATCAACGCCCGCATCCCCGCCGGCGTGGACACCGGCTCGCGCCTCCGCAAGTCCGGCCTGGGCGAGGCCGGGGTTTCCGGCGGCCAGCCGGGCGATCTCTACATCGTCATCCACGTGAAGGACCACGGCATCTTCGAGCGCCAGGACGACGACCTCTTCTGCGAGATCCCGATAAAGTTCACCCTCGCCGCCCTCGGCGGTTCCATCGAGGTCCCCACCCTCTTCGGCAAAGGCACGCTCAAAATCCCCCCCGGCACGCAAAGCGGCACGACCTTCCGCATCAAAGGCAAAGGCATGCCCAGCCTGCGCGGCCAGCATCAGGGCGACCAGATCGTCCGCGTGCACGTGGAGGTGCCCGCCAAACTCACCGCCGAGCAACGCAAGGCCCTCGAAGCCTACGCCGCCGCCATGGGCGACCCGCACGACCCGGAGCAGCCCAAGGGCTTTTTCAAAAACCTCTTCAAGGACGACTGA
- a CDS encoding adenylyltransferase/cytidyltransferase family protein, whose product MLANPKLLTLPEAVAAREKLRAAGRRLVLTNGVFDLLHTGHLHYLQQARALGDALYVALNSDASVRRLKGPLRPVQDEEQRAYALAATWFVDGIVIFREPRLTSEIRALRPDIYTKAGDYTLEKLDPGERAALEEAGAQIRFMPFLPGFSTTSLIAKIKAAGDI is encoded by the coding sequence ATGCTCGCCAACCCCAAGCTCCTCACGCTCCCTGAAGCCGTCGCCGCGCGCGAAAAACTCCGCGCCGCCGGACGCCGCCTCGTGCTCACCAACGGCGTTTTCGACCTTCTGCACACCGGCCACCTCCACTACCTCCAGCAGGCCCGCGCGCTCGGCGACGCGCTCTACGTCGCGCTCAACTCCGATGCCAGCGTCCGCCGGCTCAAAGGCCCGCTCCGTCCCGTGCAGGACGAGGAGCAGCGCGCCTACGCCCTCGCCGCGACATGGTTTGTCGATGGCATCGTCATCTTCCGCGAACCCCGCCTTACCTCCGAAATCCGCGCCCTTCGCCCCGACATCTACACCAAGGCCGGCGATTACACCCTGGAAAAACTCGACCCCGGCGAACGCGCCGCGCTCGAGGAAGCCGGCGCGCAAATCCGGTTCATGCCCTTCCTTCCCGGTTTCAGCACGACCAGCCTCATCGCCAAAATCAAAGCCGCCGGCGACATCTGA
- a CDS encoding DUF1343 domain-containing protein, producing MHGRDRQILAIFLSTILALSLVAGLASCSSGKSGKAAPASNARYKPTAPPATAVAQAPAAPNIGYPPRPGAIMLGVDVLEAQGFTAVAGKKIGLLSHPAGVNRNGISTIDVLRRAPNARLVALFGPEHGIYGNAPASQNIADTTDARTGLPAYSLYGKNRKPTPAQLKNLDALVIDLQDIGVRSYTFSVCMKYAIEACFENNVEVIVLDRPNPLGGLKVDGPILDRSLFSGVGAYQIPYVHGLTMGELARMAVGTPGWLDVPETVRAKGRLSVVPMGGWRRAMRWPDTGLNFVATSPYVQDFSAVMGYAMTGLGCQIGGFRHGIGTQYPFRGLSHNGRSVDELLRQLNALGVSGLAFRKVTLTAPKGGASKGIGLYVDVVNWDAWRPTELSFYLMRLACQLGGNNPFAAAKPADARSFNIHTGSPEWWDALKRDGAKVSVASFVQKWQREAAAYQQASRKFWLYN from the coding sequence ATGCACGGACGCGATCGCCAGATACTCGCCATTTTTCTTTCCACCATCCTTGCTCTTTCCCTTGTCGCCGGGCTTGCGAGTTGCTCCTCCGGCAAATCGGGCAAGGCCGCCCCGGCATCCAACGCCCGCTACAAGCCGACCGCCCCGCCCGCAACCGCCGTAGCGCAAGCCCCCGCGGCGCCCAACATCGGCTATCCGCCCCGCCCCGGCGCCATCATGCTCGGCGTCGATGTGCTGGAGGCGCAGGGCTTCACGGCGGTCGCCGGCAAGAAGATCGGCCTGCTCTCGCATCCCGCCGGGGTGAATCGCAACGGCATCAGCACCATCGACGTCCTGCGCCGCGCGCCCAATGCGCGGCTGGTCGCGCTGTTCGGTCCCGAGCACGGCATTTACGGCAACGCCCCCGCCTCGCAAAACATCGCCGACACGACCGACGCGCGCACCGGCCTGCCCGCGTATTCGCTTTACGGCAAAAACCGCAAGCCCACCCCCGCGCAACTCAAGAACCTCGACGCGCTGGTCATCGACTTGCAGGACATCGGCGTGCGTTCCTACACGTTTTCCGTCTGCATGAAATACGCCATCGAGGCGTGTTTCGAAAACAACGTCGAGGTCATCGTGCTGGACCGCCCGAACCCGCTCGGCGGCCTGAAGGTGGACGGCCCCATCCTCGACCGTTCGCTTTTCAGCGGCGTCGGCGCGTATCAGATTCCCTACGTCCACGGCCTGACGATGGGCGAACTCGCGCGCATGGCCGTCGGCACGCCCGGCTGGCTCGACGTGCCGGAAACCGTCCGGGCCAAAGGCCGTCTGTCGGTCGTGCCGATGGGCGGCTGGCGGCGCGCGATGCGCTGGCCGGACACCGGGCTGAACTTTGTCGCGACGTCGCCCTACGTGCAGGATTTCTCCGCCGTCATGGGCTACGCGATGACCGGGCTCGGCTGCCAGATCGGAGGGTTTCGTCACGGCATCGGCACGCAGTATCCGTTTCGCGGGCTATCCCATAATGGCCGCTCCGTGGACGAACTCCTGCGCCAGCTCAACGCCCTCGGCGTGTCCGGCCTAGCGTTTCGCAAAGTCACGCTCACCGCGCCCAAAGGCGGCGCGTCGAAAGGCATCGGCCTCTATGTCGATGTGGTCAACTGGGATGCCTGGCGGCCGACCGAGTTGAGCTTTTATCTGATGCGCCTCGCCTGCCAGCTCGGCGGCAACAATCCCTTTGCCGCGGCCAAGCCCGCCGATGCGCGCAGTTTCAACATCCACACCGGCTCGCCCGAGTGGTGGGACGCCCTCAAGCGCGACGGCGCAAAAGTGAGCGTGGCCTCCTTTGTCCAGAAATGGCAGCGCGAAGCCGCCGCCTACCAGCAGGCGAGCCGGAAGTTCTGGTTGTATAATTAG